The proteins below are encoded in one region of Streptomyces marianii:
- a CDS encoding NDP-hexose 2,3-dehydratase family protein: MSSGIVPLPAAPAVRPREDRRLADRIALSAASGRGARVRTEDVRAWLAERRRAHVFHVERIPFAELGEWRFEQGTGNLVHRSGRFFTVEGMHVVELDGPSGDGPYREWQQPVVRQPEVGILGILAKEFDGVLHFLMQAKMEPGNANLLQLSPTVQATRSNYTGAHRGTDVKLIAHFFRPDPDRVVVDVLQSEQGSWFYRKTNRNMIVETVDDVPELDDFRWLTLGQIAELLHEDDVVNMNARTVLSCLPYRDTSPGALLSDAQLLSWFTGERSRHDVCAERVPLADVRGWKRGAEAIEHEDGRYFKVVAVSVRAGNREVVSWDQPLVEPVGLGTAAFLVREIDGVPHVLVHARAEGGFLDTVELAPTVQCTPGNYTHLPPSDRPPFLDAVLDAPPSHILYQAVLSEEGGRFLNARSRYLVVEADDAPLDPPPAYTWVTPGQLTALTRHGHYVNVEARTLLACLNAAMARPRGEQRHGGGHR; the protein is encoded by the coding sequence ATGTCGTCTGGGATCGTTCCACTGCCCGCCGCCCCGGCCGTACGTCCGCGCGAGGACCGGCGGTTGGCCGACCGCATCGCCCTGTCTGCCGCGAGCGGGCGAGGTGCGCGGGTACGGACCGAGGACGTGCGCGCCTGGCTGGCCGAGCGTCGCCGGGCCCACGTCTTCCACGTGGAACGGATACCGTTCGCGGAGCTGGGCGAGTGGCGGTTCGAGCAGGGCACCGGCAATCTCGTGCACCGCAGCGGGCGGTTCTTCACCGTCGAGGGCATGCACGTGGTGGAGCTCGACGGGCCTTCCGGCGACGGCCCGTACCGGGAGTGGCAGCAGCCGGTCGTCAGACAGCCCGAAGTGGGCATCCTCGGTATACTGGCCAAGGAGTTCGACGGGGTGCTGCACTTTTTGATGCAGGCCAAGATGGAGCCGGGCAACGCCAATCTGCTCCAGCTCTCCCCGACCGTGCAGGCCACCCGCAGCAACTACACGGGGGCCCACCGGGGCACGGACGTCAAGCTCATCGCCCACTTCTTCCGCCCCGATCCCGACCGCGTCGTCGTCGACGTCCTCCAGTCCGAACAGGGCTCGTGGTTCTACCGCAAGACCAACCGCAACATGATCGTGGAGACCGTCGACGACGTCCCCGAACTGGACGACTTCCGCTGGCTCACCCTCGGCCAGATCGCCGAACTGCTGCACGAGGACGACGTGGTCAACATGAACGCCAGGACCGTGCTGTCCTGCCTGCCGTACCGGGACACGTCCCCCGGCGCGCTGCTGTCTGACGCGCAACTCCTGTCCTGGTTCACGGGCGAGCGCTCCCGCCACGACGTGTGCGCCGAGCGCGTACCGCTGGCCGACGTGCGCGGCTGGAAGCGCGGCGCCGAGGCGATCGAGCACGAGGACGGCCGCTACTTCAAGGTCGTCGCCGTCTCCGTGCGGGCCGGCAACCGCGAAGTGGTCAGCTGGGACCAGCCGTTGGTCGAACCCGTGGGACTGGGGACCGCCGCGTTCCTCGTCCGTGAGATCGACGGGGTACCCCATGTGCTGGTGCACGCCCGGGCCGAGGGCGGCTTCCTGGACACCGTCGAGCTGGCCCCGACCGTTCAGTGCACCCCCGGCAACTACACCCATCTGCCCCCGTCGGACCGCCCGCCGTTCCTCGACGCCGTCCTCGACGCCCCGCCGTCGCACATCCTCTACCAGGCCGTTCTCTCCGAGGAGGGCGGGCGCTTCCTCAACGCGAGGAGCCGGTACCTCGTCGTCGAAGCCGATGACGCCCCGCTCGACCCGCCCCCCGCCTACACCTGGGTCACCCCGGGCCAGCTCACGGCCCTCACCCGGCACGGCCACTACGTGAACGTGGAGGCCCGCACGCTGCTGGCCTGCCTCAACGCCGCCATGGCGCGGCCCCGGGGAGAGCAGCGCCATGGAGGAGGGCATCGCTGA
- a CDS encoding NAD-dependent epimerase/dehydratase family protein — protein sequence MKKRNAMKRTPLVTVLGASGFVGSSVTRALAGRRIRLRAVARRPSAPAPGPAETTVVTADLTDRDALAEAVAGSDAVIHLLLGEGGWRAAESDPGAERVNVGVMRDLVDVLRPAPGEETPPLVVYGGAASQVGVPQREPLDGTEPDRPETAYDRQKLAAEQLLLKATAEGRVRGISLRLPTVFGESAAPGAGDQGVVSAMVRRALDGQTITMWHDGTVRRDLVHVDDVAAAFRAALNHPDSLVGSHWLIGAGRGDALGDVFRLVARTVADVVGRPPVDVVSGEPPAHAPATDFRSVTLDSSPFRAATGWHPRIPLPEGVRRAVTALARERDAPR from the coding sequence ATGAAGAAGAGGAACGCCATGAAGCGCACACCGCTGGTCACCGTACTCGGTGCCTCCGGCTTCGTCGGATCGTCCGTCACCCGCGCACTGGCCGGCCGCCGGATCCGGCTGCGGGCCGTTGCGCGCAGGCCGAGCGCACCTGCTCCCGGCCCGGCCGAGACCACCGTCGTCACCGCCGACCTCACCGACCGGGACGCCCTCGCCGAGGCGGTCGCCGGCTCGGACGCGGTGATCCATCTGCTGCTGGGGGAGGGCGGCTGGCGGGCCGCCGAGAGCGACCCCGGCGCCGAACGCGTCAACGTCGGGGTCATGAGGGACCTCGTCGACGTACTGCGACCGGCTCCCGGCGAGGAGACGCCCCCGCTGGTCGTGTACGGCGGTGCCGCCTCGCAGGTCGGTGTTCCGCAGCGGGAGCCGCTGGACGGCACCGAACCCGACCGCCCCGAAACCGCCTACGACCGGCAGAAGCTGGCCGCCGAGCAACTCCTGCTGAAGGCCACGGCCGAGGGCCGGGTACGTGGCATCAGCCTGCGCCTGCCCACGGTGTTCGGCGAGAGCGCGGCGCCCGGCGCGGGCGACCAGGGTGTCGTGTCCGCCATGGTGCGGCGGGCGCTCGACGGTCAGACGATCACCATGTGGCACGACGGCACGGTGCGCCGCGACCTGGTCCATGTCGACGACGTCGCGGCGGCGTTCAGGGCCGCCCTGAACCACCCGGACTCCCTGGTGGGCAGCCACTGGCTGATCGGCGCCGGCCGGGGCGACGCACTCGGCGACGTCTTTCGGCTCGTCGCCCGTACCGTGGCCGACGTCGTGGGACGGCCCCCGGTCGACGTGGTGTCCGGCGAACCACCCGCGCACGCCCCCGCGACGGACTTCCGCAGCGTGACCCTTGACTCCTCACCGTTCCGCGCGGCCACCGGCTGGCACCCCCGGATCCCGCTGCCCGAAGGCGTGCGCCGCGCTGTGACCGCCCTGGCCCGGGAGCGGGACGCCCCCCGGTGA
- a CDS encoding DegT/DnrJ/EryC1/StrS family aminotransferase, giving the protein MTTRVWDYLAEYEAERPDILDAVETVFASGRLVLGASVRGFEEEFAAYHSVGHCVGVDNGTNAIKLGLQALGVGPGDEVITVSNTAAPTVVAIDSTGATPVFVDVREDDHLMDTGQVGAAITERTRCLLPVHLYGQCVDMGPLKELAARHGLAVLEDCAQAHGARQGGTMAGATGDAAAFSFYPTKVLGAYGDGGATITSDPSVAKRLRRLRYYGMDERYYTLETPAHNSRLDELHAEILRRKLRRLDGYIAGRRAVARRYAEGLADTDLVLPRTVPGNEHVYYVYVVRHPRRDDIIERLKAYDIHLNISYPWPVHTMTGFAHLGYAKGSLPVTEALAEEIFSLPMYPSLAPDLQEKVIQAVREVLGTL; this is encoded by the coding sequence ATGACAACGCGTGTATGGGACTATCTGGCGGAGTACGAGGCCGAGCGCCCGGACATCCTTGACGCCGTTGAGACGGTCTTCGCCTCGGGTCGGCTGGTGCTCGGCGCGAGCGTGCGCGGCTTCGAGGAGGAGTTCGCCGCCTACCACTCGGTGGGCCACTGCGTGGGCGTCGACAACGGGACGAACGCGATCAAGCTGGGACTCCAGGCCCTCGGCGTCGGCCCCGGCGACGAGGTGATCACGGTGTCGAACACCGCGGCACCCACCGTCGTGGCCATCGACTCCACCGGCGCGACTCCCGTCTTCGTCGACGTCCGTGAGGACGACCACCTCATGGACACCGGCCAGGTCGGGGCGGCCATCACGGAACGCACCCGGTGCCTCCTCCCCGTCCATCTGTACGGCCAGTGCGTGGACATGGGCCCGTTGAAGGAACTCGCCGCCCGGCACGGGCTGGCCGTCCTGGAGGACTGCGCCCAAGCCCACGGCGCCCGGCAGGGCGGGACCATGGCCGGCGCCACCGGTGACGCCGCCGCCTTCTCCTTCTACCCGACCAAGGTACTCGGCGCGTACGGCGACGGCGGCGCCACGATCACCTCGGACCCCTCCGTGGCGAAACGACTGCGCCGACTGCGCTACTACGGTATGGACGAGCGCTACTACACCCTGGAGACCCCCGCCCACAACAGCCGCCTCGACGAACTCCACGCCGAGATCCTCCGCCGCAAGCTGAGGCGCCTCGACGGCTACATCGCCGGCCGCCGCGCCGTCGCCCGGCGCTACGCCGAGGGTCTCGCCGACACCGACCTCGTCCTGCCGCGCACCGTGCCCGGCAACGAGCACGTGTACTACGTGTACGTGGTCCGCCACCCCCGGCGCGACGACATCATCGAGCGCCTCAAGGCATACGACATCCACCTCAACATCAGCTACCCGTGGCCGGTGCACACCATGACCGGATTCGCCCACCTCGGATACGCCAAGGGGTCGCTCCCGGTCACCGAAGCGCTGGCCGAGGAGATCTTCTCGCTGCCGATGTACCCCTCGCTCGCTCCCGACCTCCAGGAGAAGGTCATCCAGGCCGTGCGCGAGGTACTGGGGACGCTGTGA
- a CDS encoding dTDP-4-dehydrorhamnose 3,5-epimerase family protein → MKARTLTVEGAIEFTPRVFPDDRGKFISPYQEEAFTEAHGAPLFHVAQTNHSVSRRGVVRGIHYTVTPPGTAKYVHCSRGSALDIVVDIRVGSPTFGRWDAVLMDQRDHRASFIPVGVGHAFLALEDDTVMSYMLSECYVPENELSLSALDPALALPITTDTEPILSERDRAAITLAEAQRQGLLPDYARCRQIERGWLAPAGPVP, encoded by the coding sequence GTGAAAGCACGCACACTCACCGTCGAGGGAGCCATCGAGTTCACCCCCCGCGTCTTCCCCGACGACCGGGGCAAGTTCATCTCGCCCTACCAGGAGGAGGCGTTCACCGAGGCCCACGGCGCTCCGCTCTTCCACGTCGCGCAGACCAACCACAGCGTGTCCCGGCGCGGCGTCGTACGCGGCATCCACTACACGGTGACCCCACCCGGCACCGCGAAGTACGTCCACTGTTCCCGCGGCAGTGCGCTGGACATCGTCGTCGACATCAGGGTCGGCTCACCCACGTTCGGCCGCTGGGACGCGGTACTGATGGACCAGCGCGACCACCGGGCCAGCTTCATTCCGGTGGGAGTGGGCCACGCCTTCCTGGCACTGGAGGACGACACCGTCATGTCGTACATGCTCTCCGAGTGCTACGTCCCCGAGAACGAACTCTCCCTCTCCGCACTCGACCCGGCCCTCGCACTGCCGATCACCACGGACACCGAGCCGATCCTCTCCGAGCGGGACCGCGCGGCGATCACCCTCGCCGAGGCCCAGCGGCAGGGCCTGCTGCCGGACTACGCCCGCTGCCGGCAGATCGAGAGGGGCTGGCTCGCGCCGGCGGGGCCCGTGCCGTAA